AATCATCTCGGGGGATCTCGTGACGGCACCGCGATGGATGGACGAGGTCGCCACACTCGTCGAAATGGAAGGTTCGGAAGCGGCGTATCACATCGCGAACGTGTACCGGGAACAGGCCGGCCTCTACAAGAAAAGGGCCGCGCAGAATCGCGGAGAAGTGCACGGCGAGGTGACCTATATTCACCTGCGCGACACGCAATGGCTCATGCGGGACGGTCGGCTCGGACCGGAGCCGGGAGTGCATTGGCGGGGATTGCTCACCGAGGTGTCCGGGTGGGCCCTGGGGCGGCTGCCATTGCCCGGTATGCGCTACTGAGCCGCTTCCGTTCCACGTGGAACAGCCGCGGGGCCGGGGCTTGCGACCTGCGGTTCTACTGTTGGCGACGTTCGCGCTCCTCGGCTTCCTTCGCTTCCCGCTGGGCCTGCTGGGCCTGTTCCTGCTTCTCGGCGGCCGCCTGCTGCGCGCTGCCCTTCTCCTGCTGCGCGCTGCCTTCGCGTTCCATCTCGTCATTGCCGAGGAAAGTGCCCGCGGTCTCTTTCGCGCGTCCCTTGAGGTCCTCGACCGCTCCCTTGATGCCTTCTTGCTTGTCGCCGCCGGCCATGACAATTCCTCCTATTTCGTCCGCCTTCTGTCGCCAGCTACCCGTGGGGTGGACCGCGTAAACGCGGGCGTACTGTCGTGCAGTAACATCACTGGTGCACGGTCAGCAGGTTGTCGAGGAGGGCTTCACCGTGAAGAAGCTGTTGGCACTCGCGGTTGTCGTGGGCGGCGTGTTCTTCCTGATCAAGCGCAACAGGGACGCGAAGGCCGAGGCGGACCTGTGGCGTGAAGCCACCGCGCCGACCGAGCGTCCGGCGAACGGTGTCTCCCCGAACGGCAGCGCGCCGGCGAAGGCCGGCTCGGACGCCGCGAGCAAGAACTGAAGTTTTCCCCGCGGGTGTTCTTCAGCCCGCGGTCCGGGGCTGTAGCTCAATTGGTAGAGCGCCGCTTTTGCAAGGCGGAGGTCAGGGGTTCGATTCCCCTCAGCTCCACCAAATCGGAAACGTTCGAACCTTGCCCCGTGTCATTGCGGGGCAAGGTTTTTTCGTTGCTGCGACTGGCGTTTGAGGTGAGGATCGTGGCGATAGCGGGCTTGGGCGTGGCAGTGATGTTCTCCTCGTCGTCGACGGTGATGCGGTCGAACAGTGCCCGGTTGAGCATCCTCCGCTCTGCGGGTTCGGCCTTGGCGTAGAGGTCACCGAGGTCGGTGAGGATGCCGAGGACGGAGCCGAGTCCTCCCTTAGCCTGTTCGTAGGTGGTCTCCAGGGTGTCGAGTCGGCTCTCGATCGAGGTGAGGCCGGCGTGGATGCGGTCTTGCTCGGACTTGAGCAGGTCGAGCGGGATCGCGTCGGCGTAGTGGGCTTGGAGGAGCTTGACCTTCTCGGCTTCGAGCTTCGCCTTCTGCGCGGTGAGGCTGGCGCGCTCGTCGCTGGT
The window above is part of the Saccharomonospora glauca K62 genome. Proteins encoded here:
- a CDS encoding CsbD family protein, yielding MAGGDKQEGIKGAVEDLKGRAKETAGTFLGNDEMEREGSAQQEKGSAQQAAAEKQEQAQQAQREAKEAEERERRQQ
- a CDS encoding DLW-39 family protein → MKKLLALAVVVGGVFFLIKRNRDAKAEADLWREATAPTERPANGVSPNGSAPAKAGSDAASKN
- the gvpU gene encoding gas vesicle accessory protein GvpU — its product is MGAARPDFLLQAFVDAANQMEDFAMGVTLSVSGGIISGDLVTAPRWMDEVATLVEMEGSEAAYHIANVYREQAGLYKKRAAQNRGEVHGEVTYIHLRDTQWLMRDGRLGPEPGVHWRGLLTEVSGWALGRLPLPGMRY